A stretch of the Tachysurus fulvidraco isolate hzauxx_2018 chromosome 18, HZAU_PFXX_2.0, whole genome shotgun sequence genome encodes the following:
- the LOC113649012 gene encoding sodium/potassium-transporting ATPase subunit alpha-1 isoform X1, which translates to MFNNHEFIDQTGNDKYMLAASSEEGGKKKKKRKDLSELKKEVDLDDHKLTLDELHNKYGTDINRGLSSSRAKEILERDGPNALTPPPSTPEWVKFCKQLFGGFCTLLWIGAFLCFLAFAIQFTTESEPENDNLYLGIVLATVVLITGCFSYYQEAKSSKIMDSFKNLVPHQALVIRDGEKKSLNAEEVVVGDLVEIRGGDRIPADLRIIAAHGCKVDNSSLTGESEPQTRTPDFSNENPLETRNIVFFSTNCLEGTAKGIVINTGDNTVMGRIAILASSLEGGKTPIAIEIEHFIHIITGVAVFLGVSFFILSLILGYGWLEAVIFLIGIIVANVPEGLLATVTVCLTLTAKRMAKKNCLVKNLEAVETLGSTSTICSDKTGTLTQNRMTVAHMWFDNQIHEADTTEDQSGTSFDRSSPTWSALARVAGVCNHAVFLGDQSKVPILKRNTAGDASESALLKSIELCCGSVKEIREKYLKLAEIPFNSTNKYQLSVHKNHNSSETEHILIMKGAPESILSRCSTIMIQGKEQQLDEEMKDGFQNAYVKLGSLGERVLGFCHFNLPDDQFPKGFAFDTENINFPTENLCFLGLISMIDPPRAAVPDAVAKCRSAGIKVIMVTGDHPITAKAIAKGVGIISEDNETVEDIAARLNIPVGDVNPREAKACVVHGAELKQMTPEQLDDILKYHTEIVFARTSPQQKLIIVEGCQRQGAIVAVTGDGVNDSPALKKADIGVAMGIAGSDVSKQAADMILLDDNFASIVTGVEEGRLIFDNLKKSIAYTLTSNIPEISPFLLFIIAGIPLPLGTVTILCIDLGTDMVPAISLAYESAESDIMKRQPRNPKTDKLVNERLISMAYGQIGMMQAAAGFFTYFVILAENGFLPLYLIGLRIGWDDKYVNDLEDSYGQQWTFESRKIIEYTCQTAFFVSIVIVQWADLIICKTRMNSIIQQKMKNKILIFGLLEETALASFLSYCPGMDVALRMYPLKPSWWLCALPYSLLIFAYDETRRYILRRNPGGWVEKETYY; encoded by the exons ATGTTCAACAATCATGAGTTTATTGATCAG ACAGGAAATGATAAGTACATGCTTGCAGCAAGTTCAGaagaaggggggaaaaagaagaaaaagaggaaggaCTTAAGTGAACTTAAGAAAGAAGTGGATCTG GATGATCACAAGTTAACCTTAGATGAACTCCATAATAAATATGGAACTGACATTAACAGA GGTTTGTCCAGTTCCCGGGCAAAGGAGATCCTAGAACGTGATGGACCCAATGCTCTCACGCCTCCTCCTTCCACCCCAGAATGGGTCAAATTCTGTAAACAGCTCTTTGGTGGATTCTGTACACTTCTGTGGATTGGagcttttctttgtttcttggCTTTTGCAATTCAATTCACTACTGAGAGTGAACCAGAGAACGATAAT CTGTACTTGGGTATTGTCCTGGCCACAGTGGTATTGATTACTGGGTGCTTTTCATACTACCAAGAAGCTAAGAGCTCAAAGATCATGGACTCCTTCAAGAATCTTGTTCCCCAT CAAGCTCTGGTTATTCGTGATGGTGAGAAAAAGAGCCTTAACGCTGAAGAGGTTGTTGTTGGTGACTTGGTGGAAATTAGAGGTGGTGATAGGATTCCTGCTGATTTACGTATTATTGCTGCTCATGGTTGCAAG GTGGACAATTCCTCTCTTACTGGAGAATCTGAGCCACAAACCCGTACTCCTGACTTCTCAAATGAAAATCCTCTTGAGACAAGgaatattgtgtttttttctacaaaTTGCTTGGAAG gtaCAGCCAAAGGTATCGTCATCAACACTGGTGATAACACAGTAATGGGTCGTATTGCTATTCTTGCCTCAAGTCTGGAGGGTGGAAAGACACCCATTGCCATTGAGATTGAACACTTTATCCACATCATTACTGGTGTGGCTGTTTTCCTGGGTGTGTCCTTCTTCATTTTGTCCCTTATTCTTGGATATGGATGGCTTGAAGCTGTCATCTTCCTTATTGGAATTATTGTTGCCAACGTGCCTGAGGGTCTGCTCGCTACTGTCACA GTGTGTTTAACTTTAACTGCTAAACGAATGGCGAAGAAGAACTGCCTGGTAAAGAATCTTGAAGCTGTAGAAACACTTGGATCCACTTCCACTATTTGCTCAGACAAGACAGGAACTCTGACCCAGAATCGTATGACTGTGGCACACATGTGGTTTGACAACCAGATTCATGAAGCAGATACCACAGAGGACCAAAGTGGAACTTCTTTCGACAGAAGCTCTCCCACTTGGTCTGCACTTGCTCGTGTAGCTGGAGTGTGCAACCATGCAGTCTTCCTTGGTGATCAGAGCAAAGTTCCAATACTTAAG AGAAACACAGCTGGTGATGCATCAGAGTCTGCCCTGTTAAAGAGTATTGAACTTTGCTGTGGCTCAGTGAAGGAAATAAGAGAGAAGTATCTAAAGCTTGCTGAGATCCCTTTCAACTCCACCAACAAATACCAG CTCTCAGTCCACAAGAACCACAACTCCTCAGAGACTGAgcatatattaataatgaaagGAGCCCCAGAGAGCATTCTGTCCAGGTGCTCAACCATCATGATTCAGGGAAAAGAACAACAATTGGATGAGGAGATGAAAGATGGTTTCCAAAATGCCTATGTGAAGCTTGGCAGCCTTGGAGAAAGGGTATTAG GTTTCTGCCATTTTAACCTCCCTGATGATCAGTTCCCAAAAGGCTTTGCATTTGACACAGAGAACATAAACTTCCCTACTGAGAACCTGTGCTTTCTTGGCCTCATATCAATGATTGATCCTCCCCGTGCTGCTGTACCTGATGCTGTAGCTAAGTGTCGGAGTGCAGGAATCAAG GTTATCATGGTTACAGGAGATCATCCAATCACTGCTAAAGCCATTGCTAAGGGAGTGGGTATCATCTCTGAAGACAATGAAACTGTAGAAGACATTGCTGCTCGCCTGAACATCCCTGTCGGAGATGTCAACCCCAG AGAGGCAAAAGCCTGTGTGGTCCATGGGGCAGAGTTGAAGCAAATGACACCAGAGCAGCTGGACGATATCTTGAAATACCACACTGAGATTGTGTTTGCCAGAACATCTCCTCAACAAAAGCTGATAATTGTGGAAGGTTGCCAGAGACAG GGTGCCATTGTGGCTGTGACTGGTGATGGTGTTAACGATTCCCCTGCTCTGAAGAAGGCTGACATTGGTGTAGCAATGGGTATTGCTGGATCTGATGTCTCCAAACAGGCTGCTGATATGATTCTCCTGGATGACAACTTTGCTTCTATTGTTACTGGAGTAGAAGAAG GTCGTCTTATATTTGACAACTTGAAGAAATCAATTGCTTATACTTTAACCAGTAACATTCCTGAGATTTCACCCTTCCTCCTTTTCATCATTGCTGGCATTCCTCTCCCTCTTGGCACTGTCACTATACTATGTATTGACTTGGGAACTGACATG gTGCCTGCTATTTCACTGGCCTATGAAAGTGCTGAGAGTGACATAATGAAAAGGCAGCCCAGAAAtccaaaaacagacaaactagTGAATGAGAGGCTCATCAGCATGGCTTATGGTCAGATTG GAATGATGCAAGCAGCTGCAGgttttttcacttattttgtAATCCTGGCTGAAAATGGATTCCTGCCCTTATACCTCATAGGATTGCGTATTGGTTGGGATGATAAATATGTTAATGACTTGGAGGACAGCTATGGACAACAGTGG ACTTTTGAGAGCAGAAAAATTATTGAGTACACATGCCAGACAGCATTCTTTGTCAGCATTGTAATAGTGCAGTGGGCTGATTTGATCATCTGTAAGACCAGAATGAATTCtattatacaacaaaaaatgaa gaaTAAAATCCTTATCTTTGGGCTTTTGGAGGAAACAGCTTTGGCTTCTTTTCTGTCATATTGTCCAGGCATGGATGTGGCACTTAGAATGTATCCACTTAA ACCATCATGGTGGTTATGTGCCTTACCATATTCCCTCCTTATCTTTGCATATGATGAGACTAGAAGATATATCCTAAGACGGAACCCAGGAG gttGGGTGGAAAAGGAAACATATTATTAA
- the LOC113649012 gene encoding sodium/potassium-transporting ATPase subunit alpha-1 isoform X5 has protein sequence MGLGTGNDKYMLAASSEEGGKKKKKRKDLSELKKEVDLDDHKLTLDELHNKYGTDINRGLSSSRAKEILERDGPNALTPPPSTPEWVKFCKQLFGGFCTLLWIGAFLCFLAFAIQFTTESEPENDNLYLGIVLATVVLITGCFSYYQEAKSSKIMDSFKNLVPHQALVIRDGEKKSLNAEEVVVGDLVEIRGGDRIPADLRIIAAHGCKVDNSSLTGESEPQTRTPDFSNENPLETRNIVFFSTNCLEGTAKGIVINTGDNTVMGRIAILASSLEGGKTPIAIEIEHFIHIITGVAVFLGVSFFILSLILGYGWLEAVIFLIGIIVANVPEGLLATVTVCLTLTAKRMAKKNCLVKNLEAVETLGSTSTICSDKTGTLTQNRMTVAHMWFDNQIHEADTTEDQSGTSFDRSSPTWSALARVAGVCNHAVFLGDQSKVPILKRNTAGDASESALLKSIELCCGSVKEIREKYLKLAEIPFNSTNKYQLSVHKNHNSSETEHILIMKGAPESILSRCSTIMIQGKEQQLDEEMKDGFQNAYVKLGSLGERVLGFCHFNLPDDQFPKGFAFDTENINFPTENLCFLGLISMIDPPRAAVPDAVAKCRSAGIKVIMVTGDHPITAKAIAKGVGIISEDNETVEDIAARLNIPVGDVNPREAKACVVHGAELKQMTPEQLDDILKYHTEIVFARTSPQQKLIIVEGCQRQGAIVAVTGDGVNDSPALKKADIGVAMGIAGSDVSKQAADMILLDDNFASIVTGVEEGRLIFDNLKKSIAYTLTSNIPEISPFLLFIIAGIPLPLGTVTILCIDLGTDMVPAISLAYESAESDIMKRQPRNPKTDKLVNERLISMAYGQIGMMQAAAGFFTYFVILAENGFLPLYLIGLRIGWDDKYVNDLEDSYGQQWTFESRKIIEYTCQTAFFVSIVIVQWADLIICKTRMNSIIQQKMKNKILIFGLLEETALASFLSYCPGMDVALRMYPLKPSWWLCALPYSLLIFAYDETRRYILRRNPGGWVEKETYY, from the exons ATGGGCTTAGGG ACAGGAAATGATAAGTACATGCTTGCAGCAAGTTCAGaagaaggggggaaaaagaagaaaaagaggaaggaCTTAAGTGAACTTAAGAAAGAAGTGGATCTG GATGATCACAAGTTAACCTTAGATGAACTCCATAATAAATATGGAACTGACATTAACAGA GGTTTGTCCAGTTCCCGGGCAAAGGAGATCCTAGAACGTGATGGACCCAATGCTCTCACGCCTCCTCCTTCCACCCCAGAATGGGTCAAATTCTGTAAACAGCTCTTTGGTGGATTCTGTACACTTCTGTGGATTGGagcttttctttgtttcttggCTTTTGCAATTCAATTCACTACTGAGAGTGAACCAGAGAACGATAAT CTGTACTTGGGTATTGTCCTGGCCACAGTGGTATTGATTACTGGGTGCTTTTCATACTACCAAGAAGCTAAGAGCTCAAAGATCATGGACTCCTTCAAGAATCTTGTTCCCCAT CAAGCTCTGGTTATTCGTGATGGTGAGAAAAAGAGCCTTAACGCTGAAGAGGTTGTTGTTGGTGACTTGGTGGAAATTAGAGGTGGTGATAGGATTCCTGCTGATTTACGTATTATTGCTGCTCATGGTTGCAAG GTGGACAATTCCTCTCTTACTGGAGAATCTGAGCCACAAACCCGTACTCCTGACTTCTCAAATGAAAATCCTCTTGAGACAAGgaatattgtgtttttttctacaaaTTGCTTGGAAG gtaCAGCCAAAGGTATCGTCATCAACACTGGTGATAACACAGTAATGGGTCGTATTGCTATTCTTGCCTCAAGTCTGGAGGGTGGAAAGACACCCATTGCCATTGAGATTGAACACTTTATCCACATCATTACTGGTGTGGCTGTTTTCCTGGGTGTGTCCTTCTTCATTTTGTCCCTTATTCTTGGATATGGATGGCTTGAAGCTGTCATCTTCCTTATTGGAATTATTGTTGCCAACGTGCCTGAGGGTCTGCTCGCTACTGTCACA GTGTGTTTAACTTTAACTGCTAAACGAATGGCGAAGAAGAACTGCCTGGTAAAGAATCTTGAAGCTGTAGAAACACTTGGATCCACTTCCACTATTTGCTCAGACAAGACAGGAACTCTGACCCAGAATCGTATGACTGTGGCACACATGTGGTTTGACAACCAGATTCATGAAGCAGATACCACAGAGGACCAAAGTGGAACTTCTTTCGACAGAAGCTCTCCCACTTGGTCTGCACTTGCTCGTGTAGCTGGAGTGTGCAACCATGCAGTCTTCCTTGGTGATCAGAGCAAAGTTCCAATACTTAAG AGAAACACAGCTGGTGATGCATCAGAGTCTGCCCTGTTAAAGAGTATTGAACTTTGCTGTGGCTCAGTGAAGGAAATAAGAGAGAAGTATCTAAAGCTTGCTGAGATCCCTTTCAACTCCACCAACAAATACCAG CTCTCAGTCCACAAGAACCACAACTCCTCAGAGACTGAgcatatattaataatgaaagGAGCCCCAGAGAGCATTCTGTCCAGGTGCTCAACCATCATGATTCAGGGAAAAGAACAACAATTGGATGAGGAGATGAAAGATGGTTTCCAAAATGCCTATGTGAAGCTTGGCAGCCTTGGAGAAAGGGTATTAG GTTTCTGCCATTTTAACCTCCCTGATGATCAGTTCCCAAAAGGCTTTGCATTTGACACAGAGAACATAAACTTCCCTACTGAGAACCTGTGCTTTCTTGGCCTCATATCAATGATTGATCCTCCCCGTGCTGCTGTACCTGATGCTGTAGCTAAGTGTCGGAGTGCAGGAATCAAG GTTATCATGGTTACAGGAGATCATCCAATCACTGCTAAAGCCATTGCTAAGGGAGTGGGTATCATCTCTGAAGACAATGAAACTGTAGAAGACATTGCTGCTCGCCTGAACATCCCTGTCGGAGATGTCAACCCCAG AGAGGCAAAAGCCTGTGTGGTCCATGGGGCAGAGTTGAAGCAAATGACACCAGAGCAGCTGGACGATATCTTGAAATACCACACTGAGATTGTGTTTGCCAGAACATCTCCTCAACAAAAGCTGATAATTGTGGAAGGTTGCCAGAGACAG GGTGCCATTGTGGCTGTGACTGGTGATGGTGTTAACGATTCCCCTGCTCTGAAGAAGGCTGACATTGGTGTAGCAATGGGTATTGCTGGATCTGATGTCTCCAAACAGGCTGCTGATATGATTCTCCTGGATGACAACTTTGCTTCTATTGTTACTGGAGTAGAAGAAG GTCGTCTTATATTTGACAACTTGAAGAAATCAATTGCTTATACTTTAACCAGTAACATTCCTGAGATTTCACCCTTCCTCCTTTTCATCATTGCTGGCATTCCTCTCCCTCTTGGCACTGTCACTATACTATGTATTGACTTGGGAACTGACATG gTGCCTGCTATTTCACTGGCCTATGAAAGTGCTGAGAGTGACATAATGAAAAGGCAGCCCAGAAAtccaaaaacagacaaactagTGAATGAGAGGCTCATCAGCATGGCTTATGGTCAGATTG GAATGATGCAAGCAGCTGCAGgttttttcacttattttgtAATCCTGGCTGAAAATGGATTCCTGCCCTTATACCTCATAGGATTGCGTATTGGTTGGGATGATAAATATGTTAATGACTTGGAGGACAGCTATGGACAACAGTGG ACTTTTGAGAGCAGAAAAATTATTGAGTACACATGCCAGACAGCATTCTTTGTCAGCATTGTAATAGTGCAGTGGGCTGATTTGATCATCTGTAAGACCAGAATGAATTCtattatacaacaaaaaatgaa gaaTAAAATCCTTATCTTTGGGCTTTTGGAGGAAACAGCTTTGGCTTCTTTTCTGTCATATTGTCCAGGCATGGATGTGGCACTTAGAATGTATCCACTTAA ACCATCATGGTGGTTATGTGCCTTACCATATTCCCTCCTTATCTTTGCATATGATGAGACTAGAAGATATATCCTAAGACGGAACCCAGGAG gttGGGTGGAAAAGGAAACATATTATTAA